The following coding sequences are from one Geothrix sp. window:
- a CDS encoding cysteine desulfurase family protein — protein MDLIYLDHNATTALDSEAFEAMRPWFTERFGNASAAYALGHLSDGAVVAAREQAAALVGCTPAEVVFTSGGTESLNHAVKGVWEALPAKRHLVTTAVEHPALRALVVWWKGQGGEITDVGVDGEGRLDLAALEAAVRPDTALVAIMAANNETGVLFPVAEAARIAKARGALFLVDATQAAGKIPVDAVAWGADLLCLSGHKFHGPKGTGLLMIRRGVRLKPLMLGGSQERGRRGGTENVPGIVGLGKAAERARLGLPRMERVRQLRDGLEARLGEDIPELRIHGGGASRLPNTSLVGFAGLEGEALQLRLGEHGICVSTGSACSTGMREPSHVLRAMQVPEAYAIGTVRFSLGRDTTEGELAMVLDLLPGLVLALRENWSFKGHRR, from the coding sequence ATGGACCTGATTTACCTCGACCACAACGCCACGACGGCGCTCGACTCCGAGGCCTTCGAGGCCATGCGGCCCTGGTTCACGGAGCGCTTCGGCAATGCCAGCGCGGCCTATGCGCTGGGACACCTGTCGGATGGCGCGGTGGTGGCGGCGCGGGAGCAGGCGGCGGCCCTGGTGGGCTGCACGCCGGCCGAGGTCGTCTTCACCAGTGGTGGTACCGAGAGCCTGAACCATGCGGTGAAGGGGGTCTGGGAGGCCCTTCCCGCGAAGCGGCACCTGGTCACCACCGCCGTGGAGCACCCTGCGCTGCGGGCCCTGGTGGTGTGGTGGAAGGGGCAGGGCGGCGAGATCACGGATGTGGGCGTGGATGGTGAGGGCCGACTCGACTTGGCTGCCCTGGAGGCCGCTGTGCGGCCGGACACCGCCCTGGTGGCCATCATGGCCGCCAACAACGAGACCGGCGTGTTGTTTCCCGTGGCGGAGGCGGCCCGCATCGCCAAGGCCCGGGGGGCGCTCTTCCTGGTGGATGCGACGCAGGCCGCCGGGAAGATCCCGGTGGATGCCGTGGCCTGGGGCGCGGACCTGCTCTGCCTCAGCGGCCACAAGTTCCACGGGCCCAAGGGTACGGGGCTGCTCATGATCCGCCGCGGCGTGCGACTGAAGCCGCTGATGCTGGGTGGCTCTCAGGAGCGTGGGCGCCGGGGCGGCACCGAGAACGTGCCGGGCATCGTGGGGCTCGGCAAGGCAGCCGAACGGGCTCGCCTCGGCCTGCCACGCATGGAGCGGGTCCGCCAGCTGCGGGATGGCCTGGAAGCGCGCCTGGGAGAGGACATCCCGGAGCTCCGGATCCACGGCGGAGGCGCGTCCCGTCTGCCCAATACCAGCCTGGTGGGGTTCGCGGGCCTCGAAGGCGAGGCCCTCCAGCTCAGGCTCGGGGAACACGGCATCTGCGTGTCCACTGGCAGCGCCTGCAGTACCGGCATGCGTGAACCCAGCCACGTGCTCCGGGCCATGCAGGTGCCGGAGGCCTATGCCATCGGCACCGTGCGTTTCAGCCTGGGACGCGACACCACGGAGGGGGAACTGGCCATGGTCCTCGACCTTCTGCCGGGACTGGTCCTCGCGCTCCGGGAAAACTGGAGTTTCAAGGGACATAGACGGTAA
- a CDS encoding YheT family hydrolase — MLQLAPPPLPCRPPWWAASGHLQTILGNYLPGESPNHPSVPLHIALPDGDQLAARHYPGEEPILTLVFHGLGGDDQAHYVRRTVALARHLGHHVWTVNHRGCGAGRGLARRPYHSGSGDDLGAVFAAARQRHPGLRQLAIGYSLSANALLLNLGGGLPQPAAAPDAAIAVNPPVDLGACAESIHGGLSRLYELRFIRRCRQAIQQRVEDGLIPAAYRTWPLMSLREFDEAYTTKAGGFLNADDYYARCSARPHLPKITVPTVILMAKDDPFIPWRHALEPGPSSHVHLHLEAHGGHMGYLSRDVPGHRWLPYAVEHYARQLLG, encoded by the coding sequence ATGCTCCAGCTCGCCCCACCGCCCCTGCCCTGCCGCCCCCCCTGGTGGGCGGCCTCGGGCCACCTGCAGACGATCCTGGGCAACTACCTGCCGGGGGAATCGCCCAACCATCCCTCCGTGCCACTGCACATCGCACTGCCGGACGGGGACCAGCTCGCGGCACGCCACTACCCCGGCGAGGAGCCGATCCTGACGCTGGTCTTCCATGGCCTGGGGGGAGACGACCAAGCCCACTACGTGCGACGCACAGTGGCCCTGGCCCGCCATCTGGGCCACCACGTCTGGACCGTGAACCACCGGGGCTGTGGCGCGGGCCGCGGCCTGGCCCGGAGACCCTACCACAGCGGCTCCGGCGACGATCTGGGCGCCGTTTTCGCCGCGGCCCGCCAGCGTCACCCTGGCCTGCGTCAGCTGGCCATCGGCTACTCCCTCTCCGCCAATGCCCTGCTGCTGAACCTGGGCGGGGGCCTGCCGCAACCAGCCGCGGCCCCCGATGCCGCCATCGCCGTGAACCCGCCCGTGGACCTGGGCGCCTGTGCGGAGTCCATCCACGGCGGCCTGAGCCGCCTCTACGAACTCCGCTTCATCCGGCGCTGCCGCCAGGCCATCCAGCAGCGTGTGGAGGATGGCCTCATCCCCGCTGCCTACCGGACCTGGCCTCTCATGAGCCTCCGCGAATTCGACGAGGCCTACACGACCAAGGCGGGCGGCTTCCTAAACGCCGATGACTACTACGCCCGCTGCTCGGCGCGGCCCCACTTGCCGAAGATCACCGTGCCCACGGTGATCCTCATGGCCAAGGACGATCCCTTCATCCCCTGGCGGCACGCCCTCGAACCGGGACCCTCCAGCCACGTGCATCTCCACCTCGAGGCCCATGGCGGCCACATGGGCTATCTCAGCCGCGACGTGCCGGGGCACCGGTGGCTCCCCTACGCCGTCGAGCACTACGCTCGGCAGCTCCTGGGCTAG
- a CDS encoding NADP-dependent malic enzyme produces the protein MKKQEALDYHSMGRKGKIEVIATKPCSTARDLSLAYSPGVAEPCLAIEKDPELAYEYTAKGNLVAVLSNGTAVLGLGNLGALAGKPVMEGKGVLFKRFADIDVFDIEVDETDIDRFCQVARALEPTFGGINLEDIKAPECFEIETRLKKEMNIPVFHDDQHGTAIISTAALMNACEITGKKMPDLKVVFSGAGASAIACANMMIEAGVKLENLWLCDTKGLVYTGRTEGNNKYKDKFAKPSEWRTLADTIKDADVFVGCSSKGALTPEMLLSMAKNPIVFALANPDPEIDYPTAMATRKDIILATGRSDYPNQVNNVLGFPFIFRGALDVRASEINEPMKIAAAKALAALARQEVPESVSRAYAGQKFSFGPEYIIPKPFDPRVLLWVAPAVAQAAMDTGVARKPIADMKAYIERLEGLQGRSKDVIRSVVHRAKENPKRVVFPEGDHPLILQAVSQMVDEGICIPILLGEPAKIQAVAADHGIGIEGIEILDPGTVAWRQEAEEAFFDLRKRRGVTRTEAKRQIRRRIYFGAMMCRMGKADGMIAGLTMYYPDTIRPCLEVIGTRKGVKKVCGVYTMVLKNRVLFFSDTTMNIEPTGEELAEIAMLTSDLVKDTFNMEPKVAMLSFSSFGSVEHPLVRKVQKAVEIVKATRPELKCDGEMQADTALGEGILAENYPWVDLPGGPNVLIFPDLTSGNIGYKLVQRLAGAEVIGPITCGMAAPVHVLQRHSDLNDIIHLTALTVVEAQQKQK, from the coding sequence ATGAAGAAACAGGAAGCCCTCGATTACCATTCGATGGGACGGAAGGGGAAGATCGAGGTCATCGCCACGAAGCCCTGCTCCACCGCCCGCGATCTCTCCCTGGCCTATTCCCCCGGCGTGGCGGAGCCCTGCCTGGCCATCGAGAAGGACCCGGAGCTGGCCTATGAGTACACCGCCAAGGGCAATCTGGTGGCCGTGCTCTCCAACGGCACGGCCGTGCTGGGCCTCGGCAACCTCGGAGCCCTGGCGGGCAAGCCCGTCATGGAAGGCAAGGGCGTGCTGTTCAAGCGCTTCGCCGACATCGACGTGTTCGACATCGAAGTGGATGAGACCGACATCGATCGCTTCTGCCAGGTGGCCCGCGCCCTCGAACCCACCTTCGGTGGCATCAACCTTGAGGACATCAAGGCCCCTGAGTGCTTCGAGATCGAGACCCGCCTGAAGAAGGAAATGAACATCCCCGTCTTCCATGACGACCAGCACGGCACGGCCATCATCAGCACCGCCGCGCTGATGAACGCCTGCGAGATCACCGGCAAGAAGATGCCCGACTTGAAGGTGGTGTTCTCCGGCGCCGGCGCTTCCGCCATCGCCTGCGCGAACATGATGATCGAGGCCGGCGTCAAGCTGGAGAACCTCTGGCTCTGCGACACCAAGGGCCTGGTCTACACCGGCCGGACGGAAGGCAACAACAAGTACAAGGACAAGTTCGCCAAGCCCAGCGAGTGGCGCACCCTGGCCGACACCATCAAGGATGCGGACGTGTTCGTGGGCTGCTCCAGCAAGGGCGCCCTGACGCCCGAGATGCTGCTGAGCATGGCCAAGAACCCCATCGTCTTCGCCCTGGCGAACCCCGATCCCGAGATCGACTATCCCACCGCCATGGCCACCCGGAAGGACATCATCCTGGCCACGGGCCGCAGCGACTACCCGAATCAGGTGAATAACGTCCTGGGCTTCCCCTTCATCTTCCGCGGGGCGCTCGACGTGCGCGCCTCCGAGATCAACGAGCCCATGAAGATCGCCGCTGCCAAGGCCCTGGCCGCCCTGGCCCGGCAGGAAGTCCCTGAAAGTGTGTCGCGGGCCTATGCGGGCCAGAAGTTCAGCTTCGGCCCCGAATACATCATTCCCAAGCCCTTCGATCCCCGCGTGCTGCTGTGGGTGGCTCCCGCCGTGGCCCAGGCGGCCATGGATACGGGCGTGGCCCGGAAGCCCATCGCCGACATGAAGGCCTACATCGAGCGCCTCGAGGGCCTCCAGGGCCGCAGCAAGGACGTGATCCGCAGCGTGGTCCACCGCGCCAAGGAGAACCCCAAGCGCGTGGTCTTCCCCGAGGGCGATCACCCGCTGATCCTCCAGGCCGTCTCCCAGATGGTGGACGAGGGCATCTGCATCCCCATCCTGCTGGGCGAGCCCGCCAAGATCCAGGCCGTGGCCGCCGATCACGGCATCGGCATCGAAGGCATCGAGATCCTCGATCCCGGCACCGTGGCCTGGCGCCAGGAAGCCGAAGAGGCCTTCTTCGACCTGCGGAAGCGCCGCGGCGTCACCCGCACGGAAGCCAAGCGCCAGATCCGCCGCCGCATCTACTTCGGCGCCATGATGTGCCGCATGGGCAAGGCCGATGGCATGATCGCCGGGCTCACGATGTACTATCCCGACACCATCCGCCCCTGCCTCGAAGTCATCGGCACCCGCAAGGGCGTGAAGAAGGTGTGCGGCGTCTACACCATGGTGCTGAAGAACCGCGTGCTGTTCTTCTCCGACACCACCATGAACATCGAGCCCACGGGCGAGGAACTGGCCGAGATCGCCATGCTCACCTCGGACCTGGTGAAGGACACCTTCAACATGGAACCCAAGGTGGCCATGCTCTCCTTCTCCAGCTTCGGCAGCGTGGAACATCCCCTGGTCCGCAAGGTCCAGAAGGCCGTCGAGATCGTGAAGGCCACCCGCCCCGAGCTGAAGTGCGATGGCGAGATGCAGGCTGACACGGCTCTGGGCGAAGGCATCCTGGCCGAGAACTACCCCTGGGTGGACCTGCCGGGCGGCCCGAACGTGCTGATCTTCCCAGACCTCACCAGCGGCAACATCGGCTACAAGCTGGTGCAGCGGCTGGCGGGCGCCGAGGTGATCGGCCCCATCACCTGCGGCATGGCCGCTCCGGTGCACGTCCTGCAGCGGCACAGCGACCTGAATGACATCATCCACCTCACGGCGCTTACCGTCGTCGAGGCGCAGCAGAAGCAGAAGTAG
- a CDS encoding DUF4136 domain-containing protein: protein MPWSLPILMAMAALGCASPKFAYDVDPAFQARSYATMAPDPRKDRILIREGMRPLNPELHLRAVCAELEGRKYRSAPAAEADLWVAVYVLTGGRPDGGGNHGAKGSPRSGGGEGHRGGGRGGPDGGGDPAGGRDGGSKGNFVVIVQIQDRRSGLQVWQGEANLDHREKGSDGRPLSIEAAVHQLLQPLPARP from the coding sequence ATGCCCTGGAGCTTACCCATCCTCATGGCCATGGCCGCCCTGGGATGTGCCTCACCCAAGTTCGCCTATGACGTGGACCCTGCCTTCCAGGCCAGGTCCTACGCGACCATGGCCCCCGATCCCCGGAAGGATCGGATCCTCATCCGTGAAGGGATGCGGCCGCTGAATCCCGAGCTCCACCTCCGCGCCGTGTGCGCCGAGTTGGAGGGCAGGAAGTACCGGTCCGCCCCGGCGGCGGAAGCCGACCTCTGGGTGGCCGTCTATGTCCTGACCGGCGGTCGCCCGGACGGTGGCGGGAACCACGGCGCCAAGGGCTCTCCCCGGTCCGGAGGAGGCGAAGGGCACCGCGGAGGCGGCAGGGGGGGGCCGGACGGCGGCGGCGACCCCGCCGGCGGACGGGACGGAGGATCCAAGGGGAACTTTGTGGTCATCGTGCAGATCCAGGACCGCAGATCCGGTCTTCAGGTCTGGCAGGGGGAGGCGAACCTGGACCACCGGGAGAAGGGTTCCGATGGCCGGCCCCTCAGCATCGAAGCGGCGGTGCACCAGCTGCTGCAGCCACTCCCCGCACGGCCCTGA
- a CDS encoding SirB1 family protein: MSLLDYLREDPDCRNLAEGAVHAVAPALDDPDPDQVSMQLNEWAFTLAGRMPLPWNTHKAIDALNHLLFEELGFDGDRDTYDDPLNALLPAVIARRKGLPISLSILWVDLARRMGFDAVGVGLPGHYIAALRTDFGLLCFDPFHKGRAVGEERGAELVQSATAGRVAFHRDMLHPATNRATLVRLVRNLHLRFMHAEDWEEALWTATHLILLDPGNPRAHKERAFIHLQRDEPGPALLDLREALRLSPDPDPEIQAWLAQIEQS, from the coding sequence ATGTCGCTGCTCGACTACCTCCGTGAGGATCCGGATTGCCGGAACCTGGCCGAAGGGGCCGTGCATGCGGTGGCTCCTGCCCTCGACGACCCGGACCCCGACCAGGTGTCCATGCAGCTCAACGAGTGGGCCTTCACCCTCGCTGGGCGCATGCCCCTGCCCTGGAACACGCACAAGGCCATCGACGCCCTGAACCACCTGCTGTTCGAGGAGCTGGGCTTCGACGGGGACCGCGACACCTACGATGACCCGCTCAACGCCCTGTTGCCCGCGGTCATCGCCCGCCGGAAGGGGCTGCCCATCTCCCTCTCCATCCTGTGGGTGGACCTGGCCCGTCGCATGGGTTTCGATGCCGTGGGCGTGGGCCTGCCCGGACACTACATCGCCGCCCTGCGCACGGACTTCGGACTGCTCTGCTTCGATCCGTTCCACAAGGGCCGCGCCGTGGGCGAAGAGCGCGGTGCCGAGCTGGTGCAGTCGGCCACGGCAGGCCGAGTGGCCTTCCACCGGGACATGCTCCACCCCGCCACCAACCGCGCCACCCTCGTCCGACTGGTGCGGAACCTCCACCTGCGGTTCATGCATGCCGAGGACTGGGAGGAGGCGCTGTGGACGGCCACCCACCTCATCCTGCTCGACCCCGGGAATCCCAGGGCCCACAAGGAACGGGCCTTCATCCACCTCCAGCGCGACGAGCCGGGACCGGCCCTGCTGGACCTCCGGGAGGCCCTGCGTCTGAGCCCCGACCCCGATCCCGAAATCCAGGCCTGGCTCGCGCAGATCGAACAATCCTGA
- a CDS encoding SpoIIE family protein phosphatase: MNPYLKRIRWRLLWISFACLTLALGSFALNQWVYAGSDDQCSWVVEKGKIVIREILPDGVAEEAGLLEGDELVKIQGRAYEATLEGTLRAQRFINGKPEGAILIYTVKRQGRQILLPVRLVKPLDWVQLALLANGILAWAVSLLVVLSAPERKSSRHFFYLAATALLMSGAAISGNPPLVMLVLVTLMAGIASALLPPLWIHFFLRFPHPSEWRRHRRVLQAVYGTFALLALVQVLVRFWAIAGDGVLKTVAGTPPDGLLKLLLNAFGIVATPLYIAAALTGLGFFIAGAFKAPERLRRALLPSLIVTAAICLDLLAWTILQAKYGNSLLFRRQIFIFILPAPLIPISFAYAIFRHGLFDVQKVLLRWVSYMAILALTVAAYLGGLAWAFSHLSAIPPGWAGALIGILALPLGWALRRLLKGIRRRFRRDFSSTRDIALSAVREPRKRFSEEALVKSLRRALGEAFQPQLLEILRIEDRQILLPAAEASDREDRRIYFPPQPLRIPPGLLRLARENRELVLGLGSEEADWIRDQGGTARAHVDALEAQLLLLILAGDTPHSVVLLGGKYAELNYGREDRELLREVALAAGQVLETAVMHQRLVVQERLSQELETARRIQEGLVTSHVPPIPGFHVALRLEPALETGGDLLFVKRRPSGTWLAAVGDICGKGLAAALYMAQATALLEQAAQTENQKLEEILCSLDLTLRQLLGHRGFLTLILLEWDEAGNYRLARAGHPGALVLEESGEEGPREVLPHGRGLGLRPAGPGDWQVIEGVLPPRGWMVLYSDGLSEAMNREGELYGLGRLSSQLRRLWGTGSPRAACEAVFHDVAAFDTQNRDDRTLFILGREA; the protein is encoded by the coding sequence ATGAACCCCTATCTGAAACGCATCCGATGGCGCCTGCTGTGGATCAGCTTCGCGTGCCTGACCTTGGCCCTGGGCTCCTTCGCCCTCAACCAGTGGGTCTATGCGGGTTCGGACGACCAGTGCTCCTGGGTCGTGGAGAAGGGGAAGATCGTCATCCGCGAGATCCTGCCGGACGGCGTGGCTGAGGAGGCGGGGCTGCTGGAGGGCGATGAGCTGGTGAAGATCCAGGGCCGGGCCTACGAGGCCACCCTGGAGGGCACCCTGAGGGCCCAGCGCTTCATCAACGGAAAGCCCGAAGGGGCGATCCTCATCTACACGGTGAAACGCCAGGGGCGCCAGATCCTCCTGCCGGTGCGATTGGTGAAGCCCCTGGACTGGGTGCAGCTGGCCCTCCTGGCGAACGGCATCCTCGCCTGGGCCGTGAGCCTGCTGGTGGTGCTCTCCGCCCCGGAACGGAAATCCTCGCGCCACTTCTTCTACCTGGCGGCCACGGCCCTGCTGATGTCGGGAGCGGCCATCTCCGGCAACCCGCCCCTGGTCATGCTGGTGCTGGTGACGCTCATGGCCGGGATCGCCTCGGCACTCCTGCCCCCGCTCTGGATCCACTTCTTCCTGCGCTTCCCGCACCCTTCGGAATGGCGGAGGCACCGACGCGTCCTCCAGGCCGTCTACGGGACCTTCGCCCTGCTGGCCCTGGTACAGGTGCTGGTCCGCTTCTGGGCGATCGCCGGTGATGGCGTCCTGAAAACCGTTGCCGGCACGCCGCCGGACGGTCTGCTGAAGCTGCTGCTCAATGCCTTCGGGATCGTGGCCACCCCTCTCTACATTGCCGCTGCGCTCACCGGCCTCGGGTTCTTCATCGCGGGGGCGTTCAAGGCACCCGAGCGGCTCCGGAGGGCCCTCCTGCCCTCCCTGATCGTGACGGCGGCCATCTGCCTCGACCTGCTGGCCTGGACGATCCTCCAGGCCAAGTACGGGAACAGCCTCCTCTTCCGCCGGCAGATCTTCATCTTCATCCTGCCGGCCCCGCTCATTCCCATCAGCTTCGCCTACGCCATCTTCCGCCACGGGCTCTTCGACGTGCAGAAGGTGCTGCTGCGCTGGGTGAGCTACATGGCCATCCTGGCCCTCACGGTGGCCGCCTACCTCGGTGGCCTGGCCTGGGCCTTCTCGCACCTCTCCGCCATCCCCCCAGGCTGGGCCGGGGCCCTCATCGGCATCCTCGCCCTGCCCCTCGGCTGGGCCCTGCGGCGCCTGCTGAAGGGCATCCGCCGCCGCTTCCGGCGCGACTTCTCCAGCACCCGGGACATCGCCCTCAGCGCGGTACGCGAACCCAGGAAGCGCTTCAGCGAGGAGGCCCTGGTCAAGTCCCTCCGCCGGGCCCTCGGCGAAGCCTTCCAGCCCCAGCTGCTCGAGATCCTGCGCATCGAGGATCGCCAGATCCTGCTGCCTGCGGCCGAGGCCTCGGATCGGGAGGATCGCCGGATCTACTTCCCCCCCCAACCCCTCCGGATCCCCCCGGGCCTCCTCCGTCTGGCCCGGGAGAACCGCGAGCTGGTGCTGGGCCTCGGCAGCGAGGAGGCGGACTGGATCCGCGACCAGGGCGGCACGGCCCGGGCCCACGTGGATGCCCTCGAAGCCCAGCTGCTGCTGCTCATCCTCGCCGGTGACACGCCCCACAGCGTCGTGCTCCTGGGGGGGAAATACGCCGAGCTGAACTACGGCCGGGAGGATCGCGAGTTGCTGCGCGAAGTGGCCCTGGCTGCGGGGCAGGTCCTCGAGACCGCCGTGATGCACCAGCGGCTGGTGGTCCAGGAGCGCCTGAGCCAGGAGCTGGAGACGGCCCGCCGCATCCAGGAGGGCCTGGTCACCTCCCACGTGCCGCCCATCCCGGGCTTCCACGTGGCCCTGCGCCTCGAGCCGGCCCTGGAGACCGGCGGGGACCTGCTCTTCGTCAAGCGCCGACCCAGCGGCACCTGGCTCGCTGCCGTGGGCGACATCTGCGGCAAGGGCCTCGCCGCCGCCCTCTACATGGCCCAGGCCACGGCCCTGCTCGAACAGGCCGCTCAGACGGAAAATCAGAAACTGGAGGAGATCCTTTGTTCGCTTGACCTCACCCTGAGGCAGCTGCTCGGCCACCGGGGGTTCCTCACGCTCATCCTGCTGGAATGGGACGAGGCCGGGAACTATCGGCTCGCCCGGGCCGGCCATCCGGGAGCTCTGGTGCTCGAGGAATCGGGCGAAGAGGGCCCCCGCGAGGTGCTTCCCCACGGCCGCGGCCTGGGGCTGCGGCCCGCCGGGCCTGGCGACTGGCAGGTCATCGAAGGGGTACTCCCCCCCAGGGGGTGGATGGTGCTCTACAGTGACGGGCTATCCGAAGCCATGAATCGGGAGGGCGAACTCTACGGCCTGGGCCGGCTCAGTTCCCAGCTGCGGCGGTTGTGGGGGACGGGAAGCCCCCGCGCCGCCTGCGAGGCGGTCTTCCATGACGTCGCCGCCTTCGATACCCAGAACCGCGATGACCGGACCCTGTTTATCCTAGGGAGGGAGGCCTGA